A genomic window from Thermococcus nautili includes:
- a CDS encoding proton-conducting transporter transmembrane domain-containing protein — translation MNGHEILPYLIIIPLLGAFSMPIVNLLGRKAREAWAVIITGATLAVGSALFYSVWENKSIIVYTLGAKSPLGQANFPIRIVWEVDLFGAIMVLMVTLVGFLAVVYSLGYMKHDTGLDKYYTLIIILELGMLGIAITGDLFNFYVFLEIMSIASYALVAFRNDTWEGIEAGIKYMFVGSIASAFILLGIALLYGQYGTLTMSYLAVKLAQNPTVTAKVALALFIAGLLFKSGASPVHMWLADAHPAAPSSISAMLSGLVIKIGGIYALARILFSVYGAGMSLRGLYMGDFHPAINLTTVGWVIIIFACITLIVGNAMAVIQNDMKRLLAYSSVGQIGYILLGLGIGLAAYGSQTGEIAMAGAIYHTFNHALMKALLFLIAGVVIHQLGTRDLNELSGLAKTMPKTTFAFLIGAAAIIGMPPLNGFASKWLIYESSAIFNPILGAIAIIGTAFCTAAYVKVLYTFFGRPNERVMKARDPEGSMLWPIIILAVAIVVMGLFPWQISDKVMIPAVKALENQLAYISAVLGGA, via the coding sequence ATGAACGGGCACGAGATACTTCCCTACCTCATAATCATCCCGCTCCTCGGAGCGTTCTCGATGCCGATAGTGAACCTCCTCGGCAGGAAGGCGAGGGAGGCGTGGGCAGTCATAATCACCGGCGCCACCTTAGCGGTGGGCTCGGCGCTCTTCTACTCGGTCTGGGAGAACAAGAGCATAATCGTCTACACCCTCGGAGCCAAGAGCCCGCTCGGCCAAGCTAACTTCCCGATAAGGATAGTCTGGGAGGTCGACCTCTTCGGCGCGATAATGGTTCTCATGGTAACGCTCGTGGGCTTCCTCGCGGTGGTTTACTCCCTCGGCTACATGAAGCACGACACCGGCCTCGATAAGTACTACACCCTCATCATAATCCTCGAGCTCGGAATGCTGGGCATAGCGATAACCGGCGACCTCTTCAACTTCTACGTCTTCCTCGAAATCATGAGTATAGCGAGCTACGCGCTGGTGGCCTTTAGAAACGACACCTGGGAGGGCATTGAAGCCGGCATCAAGTACATGTTCGTCGGCTCGATAGCGAGCGCCTTCATCCTGCTCGGCATAGCGCTCCTCTACGGCCAGTACGGAACGCTGACGATGAGCTATCTGGCAGTTAAGCTCGCCCAGAACCCGACGGTTACGGCGAAGGTCGCGCTGGCGCTCTTCATAGCAGGACTCCTCTTCAAGAGCGGTGCTTCTCCAGTCCACATGTGGCTGGCAGACGCGCACCCGGCCGCGCCGAGCTCGATAAGTGCTATGCTTTCAGGTCTCGTCATCAAGATAGGCGGAATCTACGCCCTAGCGAGGATACTCTTCAGTGTGTACGGTGCGGGCATGTCTCTAAGAGGGCTCTACATGGGAGATTTCCACCCGGCCATCAACCTGACGACAGTCGGCTGGGTCATCATAATCTTCGCCTGCATAACCCTCATCGTCGGCAACGCGATGGCGGTAATCCAGAACGACATGAAGCGTCTTCTCGCCTACTCCTCGGTCGGCCAGATAGGCTACATCCTCCTCGGCCTCGGAATCGGCTTAGCCGCTTATGGAAGCCAGACGGGAGAGATAGCAATGGCGGGAGCGATTTACCACACCTTCAACCACGCGCTCATGAAAGCCCTCCTCTTCCTCATCGCGGGCGTTGTGATTCACCAGCTCGGCACGAGGGACCTCAACGAGCTGAGCGGTCTGGCCAAGACCATGCCGAAAACAACTTTCGCCTTCCTCATCGGGGCGGCCGCGATAATAGGAATGCCACCCCTCAACGGCTTCGCGAGCAAGTGGCTCATATACGAGAGTTCTGCCATATTCAACCCGATACTCGGTGCGATAGCGATAATCGGAACGGCATTCTGTACGGCAGCATACGTCAAGGTGCTCTACACCTTCTTCGGCAGGCCGAACGAGAGAGTCATGAAGGCCAGAGACCCCGAGGGAAGCATGCTCTGGCCCATAATAATCCTCGCGGTCGCGATAGTCGTCATGGGACTCTTCCCCTGGCAGATAAGCGACAAGGTCATGATTCCAGCCGTCAAGGCCCTTGAGAACCAGCTGGCATACATAAGCGCGGTCCTGGGGGGTGCGTGA
- a CDS encoding NADH-quinone oxidoreductase subunit K — translation MIQFQFITAFLLIVLGIYAFLAKRNLIKLILALDIIDSGIHLLLISLGYRIELNEIPTAPIYTGYETLKSPMVGPLPQALVLTSIVIGVCVLSLAVALTINAYRHYGTLDVRALRRLRG, via the coding sequence ATGATTCAGTTTCAGTTCATCACGGCCTTCCTGCTCATAGTCCTCGGAATATACGCCTTCCTCGCGAAGAGGAACCTCATCAAGCTGATTCTGGCTTTAGACATCATAGACTCCGGAATACACCTGCTCCTCATAAGCCTCGGCTACCGCATAGAGCTCAACGAAATCCCGACCGCGCCGATTTACACCGGCTACGAGACGCTGAAGAGCCCGATGGTCGGCCCGCTTCCACAGGCCTTAGTGCTTACGAGCATAGTCATCGGCGTCTGTGTCCTCTCGCTCGCGGTCGCGCTCACGATAAACGCCTACCGCCACTACGGAACCCTTGACGTGAGAGCTCTAAGGAGGTTGAGGGGATGA
- a CDS encoding Na(+)/H(+) antiporter subunit B, whose protein sequence is MRPRCGSDMGLIVKTSARAIIPLIGIFGAYIVMHGHLTPGGGFQGGATIAGAGILFLVSFGLDEMKKHYNKSLYSALEGIGGLVFLGAAMLGMSVAFFYNTLWHNGPFFNGKPGTLLSAGFLPIMNLAVGLKVFTGLVSALTAIALYRRWKS, encoded by the coding sequence ATGAGGCCGAGGTGCGGTAGCGATATGGGGCTCATCGTCAAGACCTCGGCGAGGGCGATAATCCCGCTCATAGGTATCTTCGGAGCCTACATCGTCATGCACGGTCACCTGACACCGGGAGGTGGCTTCCAGGGAGGAGCAACGATAGCCGGAGCGGGGATACTGTTCCTCGTCTCCTTCGGCCTCGACGAGATGAAGAAGCACTACAACAAGAGCCTGTACTCGGCTCTCGAGGGTATCGGCGGTCTCGTTTTCCTCGGCGCCGCGATGCTCGGCATGAGCGTGGCGTTCTTCTACAACACGCTCTGGCACAACGGCCCGTTCTTCAACGGAAAGCCCGGAACGCTTCTCTCCGCCGGATTCCTGCCGATAATGAACCTCGCCGTCGGCCTTAAGGTCTTCACGGGCCTCGTCAGCGCGCTGACCGCGATAGCGCTCTACAGGAGGTGGAAGTCATGA
- a CDS encoding DUF4040 domain-containing protein, protein MNALTIDMAIQAIILIGVLITAYLTIRFRDLLAAALMSAAMSLLLSLEFYMLHAPDVAIAEAAVGAGVVTAIVVYGIAKTERWEVEP, encoded by the coding sequence ATGAACGCCCTCACGATTGACATGGCGATTCAGGCGATAATACTCATCGGCGTTCTCATCACGGCTTACCTCACGATTCGCTTTAGAGACCTGCTCGCCGCTGCACTCATGTCCGCGGCGATGAGCCTGCTCCTCAGCCTCGAGTTCTACATGCTCCACGCCCCGGACGTTGCGATAGCCGAGGCGGCGGTCGGTGCGGGAGTCGTTACGGCGATTGTGGTTTACGGCATAGCCAAGACCGAGAGATGGGAGGTGGAACCGTGA
- the mnhG gene encoding monovalent cation/H(+) antiporter subunit G, giving the protein MSPVEYLIYAFLAINITFNMLGSIALHRFPDVYTRLHGATKCTTFGTIFAVLAVVTHALYQLHVTGDPKYLQMALHSFVALVALLLTNPVGAHAIAKAAHLSGYKPAKAVVDAYEEKLGGDGE; this is encoded by the coding sequence ATGAGCCCGGTCGAATACCTGATTTACGCCTTCCTCGCGATAAACATCACATTCAACATGCTCGGGAGCATAGCCCTCCACCGCTTCCCGGACGTTTATACCAGACTTCACGGAGCTACCAAGTGCACGACCTTCGGAACGATATTCGCCGTTTTAGCGGTTGTAACCCACGCCCTCTATCAGCTTCACGTCACCGGCGACCCCAAGTACCTCCAGATGGCCCTTCACAGCTTCGTTGCCCTCGTGGCGCTCCTCCTCACGAACCCCGTCGGAGCGCATGCAATAGCGAAAGCCGCGCACCTGAGCGGTTACAAGCCGGCTAAAGCGGTCGTTGACGCCTACGAGGAGAAGCTTGGGGGTGATGGGGAATGA
- a CDS encoding cation:proton antiporter has translation MIEPVFFYSALIISIGAFLAILRVLLGPSVPDRVVGVDTLNTLVVAGMVLLGAAYDRTIYIDIAIVYALLSYIGTLIIARYLQGGLE, from the coding sequence ATGATTGAGCCCGTGTTCTTCTACTCGGCGCTGATAATCTCGATTGGAGCGTTCCTGGCGATACTCAGGGTTCTCCTCGGTCCCAGCGTTCCGGACAGGGTCGTCGGGGTTGATACGCTGAACACGCTCGTGGTTGCCGGCATGGTTCTCCTCGGAGCGGCCTACGACAGGACGATTTACATCGACATCGCGATAGTCTACGCGCTCCTCAGCTACATCGGAACGCTCATAATCGCGAGATACCTGCAGGGGGGATTGGAATGA
- a CDS encoding monovalent cation/H+ antiporter subunit E: MPFIVAFVFAYITWLVLTAGTNGLLWSTQELIAGLIFAGIVAYATKDIVGEESTRFLNPIRWLEWIAYVPVLFWGMVKANFHVAYLVITGKIRPGIVKVPVELEKDAQYTILANSITLTPGTLTIDACPKEKALYVHWIDIPEGLERPESSEPVAGPFEKWARRLGK, from the coding sequence TTGCCCTTCATAGTCGCGTTCGTCTTCGCCTACATCACCTGGCTGGTTTTAACGGCGGGAACGAACGGACTGCTCTGGAGCACTCAGGAACTGATAGCAGGTCTAATATTCGCGGGGATAGTAGCGTACGCGACGAAGGACATCGTTGGGGAGGAATCAACCCGCTTCCTGAACCCGATAAGGTGGCTCGAGTGGATTGCCTATGTCCCGGTCCTGTTCTGGGGAATGGTCAAGGCCAACTTCCACGTAGCTTATCTCGTCATAACAGGGAAGATAAGGCCCGGAATCGTCAAGGTCCCGGTTGAGCTCGAAAAGGACGCCCAGTACACCATTCTGGCCAACTCGATAACCCTCACCCCGGGAACCCTTACCATAGACGCCTGCCCGAAGGAGAAGGCCCTGTACGTCCACTGGATTGACATCCCGGAGGGACTGGAGAGGCCCGAGAGCTCTGAACCCGTCGCGGGACCCTTTGAGAAGTGGGCCAGGAGGTTGGGGAAATGA
- a CDS encoding 4Fe-4S dicluster domain-containing protein, whose protein sequence is MKLLVDFNACIGCETCEAVCDFIHDGRPNIRVVFASNGVGVPINCRHCDDAPCMAVCPVNAITRDKDGAVIINEEKCIGCLMCLSVCPFGAIGYEPVVRVVYKCDMCAERRAEGLKPACHEMCPANAIYYGPDGGEETRAKVAEVISRNL, encoded by the coding sequence ATGAAGCTCCTCGTGGACTTCAACGCCTGCATAGGTTGCGAGACCTGTGAGGCAGTATGCGACTTCATTCACGACGGAAGGCCCAACATAAGGGTGGTTTTTGCGAGCAACGGCGTCGGCGTCCCGATTAACTGTCGCCACTGCGACGACGCGCCCTGTATGGCGGTATGTCCAGTAAACGCCATCACCCGCGATAAGGACGGGGCGGTCATAATCAACGAGGAGAAGTGCATAGGCTGTCTTATGTGCCTCTCGGTCTGCCCGTTCGGGGCGATAGGCTACGAGCCGGTCGTTAGAGTTGTTTACAAGTGCGACATGTGCGCCGAGAGAAGGGCCGAGGGTTTGAAGCCGGCCTGCCACGAGATGTGTCCTGCCAATGCCATCTACTACGGCCCCGACGGCGGGGAGGAGACGAGGGCAAAGGTGGCGGAGGTAATTTCCCGCAACCTCTGA
- a CDS encoding FAD-dependent oxidoreductase, with amino-acid sequence MNGMNFAFHCLKRPEPTGKRVAIIGAGPAGLAAAGYLSCKGHEVHVYDKLPEPGGLMLFGIPEFRIPVERVRLGYRDLAERMGVVFHTGVKVVSGGRKDEGDEFVEKTVDFEELVRDFDAVLIATGTWRSWLADIPGIELEGVFKALEYLFRIKSAKLGHMDWSEVPEIEGKRVMVVGAGHTACDAALESLLMGAEKVYMSYRRTIREAPAGSYEINLLREKGVEWLELTMPKRIIGENGRVKAVELIRTKLSEPDESGRRRPVPVEGSEFTVDVDYIVFAIGQTPTPPFGENCGIATDRKGRIVVDSRHMTSREGIFAAGDVVLGPSLVGRATKDGLYAARDVHLWLMEVRA; translated from the coding sequence ATGAACGGCATGAACTTCGCCTTCCACTGCCTCAAACGTCCCGAACCAACGGGAAAGAGGGTGGCGATAATAGGCGCCGGCCCCGCAGGTTTGGCGGCGGCCGGCTACCTCTCCTGTAAGGGCCACGAGGTTCACGTCTACGACAAACTGCCCGAGCCGGGTGGCTTAATGCTCTTCGGGATTCCAGAGTTCAGGATTCCGGTGGAGAGGGTCAGGCTTGGCTACAGAGACCTTGCAGAGCGCATGGGAGTCGTCTTCCACACGGGAGTCAAGGTCGTCTCCGGTGGGAGGAAGGACGAGGGCGACGAGTTCGTCGAGAAGACCGTTGACTTTGAGGAGCTCGTTAGGGACTTCGACGCCGTTTTGATAGCCACTGGAACGTGGCGCTCCTGGCTCGCAGATATTCCGGGAATAGAGCTTGAAGGCGTCTTCAAGGCCCTGGAATACCTCTTCAGGATAAAGAGCGCCAAGCTCGGCCACATGGACTGGAGCGAGGTGCCGGAGATAGAGGGCAAGAGGGTAATGGTCGTTGGAGCCGGCCACACGGCCTGCGACGCGGCTTTGGAGAGCCTCTTGATGGGAGCAGAGAAGGTCTACATGAGCTACCGCAGGACGATAAGGGAGGCCCCGGCAGGAAGCTACGAGATAAACCTCCTCCGCGAGAAGGGCGTTGAGTGGCTCGAACTGACGATGCCGAAGAGAATCATCGGCGAGAACGGGAGGGTCAAAGCCGTGGAGCTCATTAGAACAAAGCTCAGCGAGCCGGACGAGAGCGGAAGGAGGAGGCCCGTCCCGGTAGAGGGAAGCGAGTTCACGGTCGACGTGGATTACATTGTCTTCGCGATAGGGCAGACGCCGACACCTCCATTCGGCGAGAACTGCGGAATAGCGACCGATAGAAAGGGCAGAATCGTCGTGGATTCGAGGCACATGACGAGCAGGGAGGGAATCTTCGCGGCCGGAGACGTTGTTCTGGGCCCTTCCCTCGTCGGCAGGGCAACGAAAGACGGCCTCTACGCCGCTCGCGATGTTCACCTCTGGCTGATGGAGGTGAGAGCATGA